The Prinia subflava isolate CZ2003 ecotype Zambia chromosome 2, Cam_Psub_1.2, whole genome shotgun sequence genomic sequence acgCTTCAATATGCCCAGTGTTAGAGACTCTGATTTAAATGAATCCTAAAGCTGGTCATGGATCTCAGATTCATGGTTGGGTTTACTTCCAAACTAAAACTGATTTGGTGTTATATCATTCTCTTCCTGTCCAGCAACGAAACTTCAGTAGTCTGTGAACTTCTAATTCTGACAAAACCCCTAAGTGGCCACCAGATGGTGCAACAGCCTCAGACAGATGTAGTGAAAGGATTGTAGAAATCTGGAATGCTGTGAGAAGTAACGTCAGCATTTGAATCATTGCTAGCAAACCAAGTTCTGCTGGCAGGTGCAGAAAGGTGTCCTTGTCAACAGTCTCTATGGGAGGGAGCACTACTTCAGGTTTCTGTGTCATGGTGCAGGAATCAGTTCCTGTCATAAAGCTGAGTGGAGCATTATCCTGCCAGTGCAGGCTATTGCACTGACCTGGTTGTGTCATGGCACAGCTGGCTCCCAGAGTGGTATCTGGGAGTATCTAATTACAAACAGGTCTTGACTGTGctctttccttctgctctctgtGTTTGAGTGTTACCTGGTTTGTGACATTCATTAGGAACAAGCCCTTCTTTTTGCCACTAAAGGGGCAAACCTGAGCCTCCAGCTTCCTGAATTACAAGGCCAGAGATTTTCATACCAGATTAGAAGCTGTTAGAAATGTGGTCCTTATAAAGTAAATGAAAAGTTATTAGGGGATGAGGGTaacttttatttatataaatgttctcttctgcttttaaagAGTAAAAGATCTTTTACCAACAAAGAGAGAAATTGCTCAGCTGAACAGCATAAGCAATGGACagagaaatttctattacttagtattttttaaaaggagaaaaaggtcTCCAAATCATAGatattttttcaaagcagagatCAGGTAAAAAAATAGTAACATTGAGTTCtattgctttgggtttttttttcttttttttttctgttaaggTTAAAGGCTGAAATTAtgtaaaatgccttttttttttttttttttttttttttttttttttttttttttttgagggtttttatTTAATAGGAGATTTCCAAGTATGGAATGAGCAGAGAATAGAGTGCATGCCCTACTGAGCTACCCTGTCTCCTGTGGCAGTTCCAGAGACAACAAGCTAGCTCTGTTAAGGTGAGAGGAATTCCTGGTCTTGGACTCCTACAGGTTGATGACTTCTCTGGAAAATAAAGGTGGCATCTGGTTATGGAGCTTACCAGGAACTTGAGAAACTTGgaataatttctctgttttgctgGAAAGTCAATGTAGGGTTTTAAGAAGTAGAAATGTGTATCTTTGGTGCAGGTGCCCTGTATCACAGCTGCTTCTACTTGCAGATGGTTGGGATAGACAAAATGACTGTGAGATCATCCGAGATTTCACTGATGTGGGAAAGCACTTTAGAGTACCATAATATTTCTACTTTTTCCAATCTACCATATTCTAAGGgatgaacaaatgaaaaatgctttcatgCAGGTAGCCAGTCTAACCTGTTTCGTGGCCTGTccctttctttttgtgtgtttcatcCAAGGAAAGTGAGGTAATGATGTACTTTAATGTATCATTAAATGTAGGCCTGAAGCCTTTTTTCCTGTAAGGATTAAATGCGGGGAGGTTTGTTCTAGATAGGGTTTTTCTGGATGGCTCTAAGGTTCTCTGTACTATATAGCTGGCTAAAGTTCTGACTTCAGAAGAAATCAAATATGATGAAAGTATTGAAATTTTTCATTGGGTGAAAGAGAAGTGGTTGCTTCCTGGCCTTTTTAGTTATGTTTAGTTTAGTTTCTGCTTTCTGTAATCCTGTGGTCACAGATTACATTTTCTGAGCAGTAGCAGAGATTTTTGATCCCATTCATGGCTCTGGGTTGTGCTTACAGCAGTGTATCATTATCTCTGTTGCCACAACCTGCCTTCAATCTTGCTTGATTGGAATGGGATCTACCATAGGTGCTGGAAATTTCCTGGGCACATGCACAAGTAGGGGGTGATTGAGAAGGGTGACAAGCCATAACTTCAAACAGTTGCTTGCAAGAATTATTTCACTGTGTGAAGGAACTTTGCTCTTCACCACTCTTTGCAGCCAGGATTAGCATTAGAACCGCCTTATTAAATGATTGTATCTTCTGCTTTCCTATGTCCATGCTTTATGATGCCTTTACTAGCCAGGGAGCGGTGAAGTGAAATTTTTATctctttagttttctttttttctgattttgaatgCATTCCATATTAAGTATACACAGAATACTGCTGAGTTACTGCGTTTTTCTGCTAAAACACCTACAGAGTATTGAAGGTATGATCTGTTCACTAGAGAATCTGAGTTTCCAGTAGATCACAGATAAGAAAAGGAGGATGATGGACCTGGGCAGAAAAACATATGACTAGGAGCAGCACGGGGATTGTCATCAAAACTTCTGAGACATACTGCCTCTGATCTTCTGACTAATGGGTAGTCAGTTGCTTCGGGAAGCCAATTAAAAAACCACTTagaatttctgttttgaatCAGACAGCAATGTTGCTGTCATTGTAGAAAAGACACAAGCCATtactataaaataaatattaatttattattcttGCATCTGGAGGCAGTTCATAAATTCTTTCTTGCTCCCTTTAAAAAGAACGTAACACAAGTAAAGCTGACTTACAGGGAAATGCAGATTCATATGCTAATAATACATGGATATCCAAAGGTGTAAAAAACCATACCAGTATTGTTGATTGCTCATATACCAGTTAAATATTGATCTCAATGACTTGAGCACGATAACTTGGTAGGCTTTGGGGGTTGTGAGGACAAGTATAATTAAAGTCCCTTTATCTGCAGCTCTTCTTACTTCCAGCCTGTCTACGGAATCAGATTGAATTTTATTTGTCATCTCTTTGTCCTGTACTAAATAACCACCATTTGCATTCTGCTTTGAAacaataaaaactatttttcactctttttgtATCTTAGGCTTTCACAAGGTAATAGAAGGAATCCACAAAGCCACTGAACTTGGCTACCGTCCTGTTAAGGTAAAGCCAGTGTTTATTTACTCTAAAACTGTTGTGACTTACCACACATACAGATCACCTGATAAAGAGTTTATTATATTCCATCTCACCTCCCACGCCatgtataatttttaataaaactggAGGAAAACTTGAAGATCACACAAAGAAGTAATGAGGGGAATTTATATCTCCTTGTGCAGCTGGGGGTGCAGGTCATACTCTGCTCACTGGTTTCAGGtgtctgctttccctgcaggtGAACTGTGTGGTGATGCGGGGCTTCAATGAGGATGAAGTGCTGGACTTTGTGGATTTCACAAAGGATCTGCCCCTTGACGTGCGGTTCATAGAATACATGCCCTTTGATGGTAAGTACTGCTGCTTTGAGGTTCATCTTGGACAGAAGTGAGCTGACTGGTGGATATTCACCCCATAGGCTTGTCTCCAGAGGATTTGGTAAGTTCTTTTAGGGAATTAGGAACTGCCTGGAGTTTTTTGCAGCTTATCTTCTTCCCTCCGTAAGCCGTAGAAGGACTGGTTGGGACACCTATGGCTAAAGTGACACTTAGAGAGAATGTGAAGGTGGTTCTTTGCTaatcaaaagaataaaatccaCAGTCTAAGGTTAGGCTGGTTTTGTCAATTCCAGGCAATAAATGGAACTTCAAGAAGATGGTGAGCTACAAAGAAATGCTTGATACAATTAAACAGCGGTGGCCGGAATTGGAGAAATTACCCTGTGAAActtccagcacagccaaggtGGGATTGGACAGAGCATGTGTGAAACGTGCCCCCATTCCttccctgccccaaatccccaatTCTCCCAAGTACAGCGTTGATATTTGACAACCAAAGTAATAAATACTCAGTGTGGTAACTCTTGGGTTTTGGTCAAGCTGCCTGCATGAGACTCACAAAGTCCTAGTCATAATCTGTACCTTTATAATTACAGTGTGTTTTTTAAGTGTATTTTCGGTCAGATATAAAGAATGTCAGCCTGTATCCTGTATTTACAgcttttgaaacttttttcaGTCTATGTCTGCACATTAACAATCCTGATGGAAGAGTTGTTCAGTAAAAAACTATTGCTTTAGAGCGTACTGTGCCAAATGGGGAATTTCCAGCTCATGCTCCCTTACAGGCATCACCTGTTAGTTGACAACTACAAGAGCAAGCATCTAACAAGTTTGAGAATTTCTAGAAACAGGGCAGAATAGGCTGGAACACCTGAATAAattgattttgcttttaatttttatttgatatGATCTTAGGGCTGAAGAAAATCTATgttaaaatagattttctggTCTTTAGGCAAGTGGAGCTATAAAAGCTAGGAGTCTGTAtttgactcttttttttccctctgcatttcTTTAGAGTTACAAGGTGCCACATTTCCAAGGACAAATCAGCTTTATCACCTCCATGTCAGAGCACTTCTGTGGATCCTGCAATCGGCTGAGGATAACAGCAGATGGGAACCTAAAGGTAGTTTGGTTGTGAAACTGGATTCTCTGATATCATGCAGTGAAAATAGTGTTGAAATTCATGCCCTAAAAGTAGCTGGGATGTAAAGATGTATAATTATTACCAACTAGTTCCTGTGTATTTATCCTGTATGTATTCTTGTTCCATCTTGTCAGGCTGTTAGGGAGATGTTACATCACCTTTTTTAGGGTTTCTCTGTTTTGCTACCATAGTTAACTTCAGTTGCAAAACATGGTTGCAAGGCCAGTAATTATAAACATTTATTCTAATCTTTGATTCAAAATCATCTTAAACATGTGACAAGCAGATGATTTCCCATTAAAAAAGGGTACAAGCAGCTGTGAGGGCTTGGCTTTTGCATTCCACAAGTATCCTGTCTTGTTTCCCAAACAACTTGTAACTCTTCTTCAAGAGCAGCCTGTACATTTGCTCAATGACTGTGGAACAAGGAGGGATAACCATTTCCTGCCACGTTGATACTGGCAGTTTCTGGGGGAAAATTAaagttttcaattaaaaattggCACTTATGCGTTGTCACCTGATACTGAcaacagctgtgctgctgcctaaTGTCGGATGACTGAGGCAGCCTGAAGGCCCAGTGAGCTTAGGCTGCATAAACATCCCAGGCTGTCTGCGTGTACATGaggagagataaagaaaacaatcTCCATAAATGTTCCCTTCAATAGGGTAGGCCTCTTCAAAGCTCTTCACTCTGAGGTTAGTACAAAATACTTGTAAAAGTAATTTATTCTTTCTCatctctcctcctctgcttggTTGGCTGCAGGTATGTCTTTTTGGGAATTCAGAAGTGTCCTTGAGGGATCACCTGCGGTCGGGTGCCTCAGAGGAGGAGTTGATTCAAATCGTtggagcagcagtgggcagaaaaaagaaacagcatgCTGGTATGTTTGTTGTACTTGAGAAATAACAGCAGTGGTAGGGAAAACAGCGTCCGGGTACTTGTAACCTTCCATGAGAAAGAGAGTCCAAACTGAAAGACTTTCGGACTGATTTTGTTCTCCAATAGATGCAAATACCACAGCTCATGACAACAGCAGCAAAGTATAAAGCTACGTAGTTGTACTGGatctcttatttttttaaattagtttgcTGTAAAAGAAGGACTAAATTGAGCTGTTGATCCAAGTACTGCATTAACATATTTCTAGAGgtgacaaatatattttttgccATGCAGGACTTTGTGGGTACTTATCTAGTGCTCCGCATAAGGTCATGACACAAGGTTGATGATGATGCAGTCACAATTCTCAGGCTGTATTCGTCTTTTCTGAATTTATATTGATATAAACATTCACATCTGAACCTAACTGAGTTTTTGTAATCtggctccagctgggaatgctgaCCTCTAGTACATGAACTGGCTTTATAATCATGGATTAGTTCTCTATACACTAAAAATACGCTTTGgcccttttgttttcttgcataTTCTGACAGATTAATAACAGtaggtttttcccttttttcctaaCATGTGAAACAAATTTAAAGGTAGCTTTTAAATCTAAGTGTAGACTAACTTTCAAGGGATATCGGTCTGGTCCAGATAAAATAGTGCCTTATAAACCTAAGGGAAGGCATGGAGGGGTTGGTTCCTTCATTGGTAGACCCTTTATGAATTCTGGTTTGGGAAAGCAGGGGGTGGTTGGGGAACAGCCTACTGAAGTCATTTTGCCATCAGCAGCGTTTACCTGACATTCTTCTCCCACTTTGTGTTAATCTCGTTATTGTGGCTTTCCGTGATTGAACTTCTTTGAACTGAAACAATTATTAACAACTTATCTATAGAACTAAAACAGTCAAATACTATTGTTAGAGACAAGATAGTGTCAAATGGATTGAATTCTGTTGAAGGTAGACTGTAATTCACACTATGGCAAGCTTTCTGGGAAGGGGTTCTGGAGTGTGATAGACCCATAGCAGCTGGATGCCTGAAGACTCAGGCAGCTATAGTTTTAAATAATACTGCACTGTATAATAATTACCCTTCTTCCAGTTCCCTTGGTCTTTACTGAGCTTTGTTTTTCCTAGTATACAGGTTGCACTGTGAAGAGCAGAAAACTAAATATGTAAACCAGATGCATGACTTAACACCTAAAAAGCCAGGATTTTTATGTgttccttattttatttctaggcATGTTTAACATTTCCCAGATGAAAAACCGGCCAATGGTCCTGATTGGTGGGTGACAAATCAGTACGTAAAAAACATGCAATGATTTTGTTCGGTTTCTGTCTTTGGGGGAGAGAGCAGATTTGGCTTCTGAGTTTAGCTTGTGGTTCTGCCTTAGGTTTAGGCAAAGAAAGGGACTTCTTAATTAGCCAGTTATAGTTAACACGCTGAagtggaagaggaggaaagattTAGTGTCCCTAACAAGCCTTACTTACCCGATTTTCCAGTTGAAAgccctggttttgttttctctaattATGACAGTTCTTTACATTTTCCAAAGGGATAATCAACTTTCCTACCTTATTTTCTGTCAGCTTCTTTTGTACTTAAGTAGAACAGTATAGTTACTTATAAGACAGTTTGAGGTGAGTTTTGACCATATTGCCATATAAATATAAAGGATGCAGAATGGAGTTTTATTCATGGATTAAGAAATTCAACTTTGTTTATAACATATATAGAGCCATCAAGCTGACAGAAATACTAGTGTTCCTACCTCACTACTACTTCAGAATCTGAGATGTGGGGCTTCAGTCTTTGGAAATTGCCTCTTACTGCTGCAAAGTCTCTGAACATAACCATGAAAGACCTATGAACCAAGAGGCTTTCCATTCCTCCTAGTGTCTATTGCAGCTGTTTGCTAACTCTCCCTTCTGCCTGAAGCTTGCTCATGAGTGATGTTGCACTGCTGTAGTTCTCTTACTGATTTTTAACATCTCCTTCAGTGTGATTTTACCCTGTCCATGCCTGTGTTTACCTGTTGTGTAAGATAGCTGTCTTTCCAAAGACTTTAAGAAATGGTTACAAGAGTTAGCTTTGTGAGATTAATTGCAAGATGTTTCCTTGTTCCTTATCTACAACgtgtgggaaaagaaaaaacaaaggtgAAAGACATGAACATTATGTTTCAAATCCAAACTCTCGTCCTCCTATTGATGTTTTGGAGCAGGATAGCTGCTGGGCAGCTTAAAACACAGGTTTTAAAACAGGTACCCTTGGGGAGGGGAACATGCATTAATTTGTTGGTCTTTGCAACAGGTGATATAATAACAACTACTCTTGTTTTTAAACCAAGCCCCTAGGGCTTGTACTTTTGTTGCCTTTATTGGAAAATAGGAGCCACCAAGATCTTTAACACAGGTCTTTACTGGGAATGCTTTTCACGGTGCCCCACTTTAAAGGGCCATTGTTTTCCATGTTGACTGGTGCAAGATTGTGCTTTTGCTCGCTTGTATTTGGCCACTGCTGCATTGTGTTCCAGGAAAAGGGTAAGGAGGACCCtttgtttaaaatgtgtattGACTTCCTGCATGAGGAAAaaattttggtgctttttttttttagatgaaaaATACTATATTAAACTCTTGACTGCTCACTGGGACCTACATAATTTTTTCAAGTTGCCTTTGAAAGAATTCCCACACTCCAAAGTTAGCATTCAGAGCAGCGTTTGGATGTCTACAGAGCAGATCAATCCAGCTTCCTTTTGAAAAGTGCTTTAACATTGTCTTACATGCAGTGAAAGAggcagcctgtccaggtcctcctccttcagctgtTCCATCTCCCTTTGAGACTGACTGCTGGCAGTCACCACATCAATGAAGACAGTGGAGATGAGTGGAGAGTATCCCACTGTTACACAGGGGGAGTCATTAGGAGATTTCCTAATTGTGTTTTGAATTAGTTACAAACTTCAAATAATGCTGGCGTGCAAGCAGTCAGTGGGGGAGTGTGTGTATGGaattaatttaatgaaatttaatgAATGCTGTGGAAATCACTAATTGGTTTTGCTAGACCCAGTAAGCCAAACCTGGCAtcttccctgcactgctgttgTCCAATCCTTTGCTATATGGTTTGTATCTTATTTCTCTTAATCAAAATATTCCTTTCGGCAGGTTCTTCTTCTCCTGGGTTCACTTCAGTTATGGGACTCTCCTCATT encodes the following:
- the MOCS1 gene encoding molybdenum cofactor biosynthesis protein 1 isoform X3, yielding MAAAAWGRLVRGARGAAARRACSSGARARAASAAAQELQSSGRGRFVLEHAAPFSAFLTDSFGRQHNYLRISLTEKCNLRCQYCMPEEGVQLTPKSELLTTQEIITLARLFVKEGVDKIRLTGGEPLIRPDVVDIVGQLYKLEGLKTIAVTTNGINLTRLLPRLKEAGLNAINISLDTLVPAKFEFIVRRKGFHKVIEGIHKATELGYRPVKVNCVVMRGFNEDEVLDFVDFTKDLPLDVRFIEYMPFDGNKWNFKKMVSYKEMLDTIKQRWPELEKLPCETSSTAKSYKVPHFQGQISFITSMSEHFCGSCNRLRITADGNLKVCLFGNSEVSLRDHLRSGASEEELIQIVGAAVGRKKKQHAGMFNISQMKNRPMVLIGG